ACCTGGTGCCATAGGAATGGTGCCAGGTGCCGGACGATAGGTTGACGGATCAGCCATAGATATTAATCCTCAGGCATGTAGTGGGCTTCAAGATCGCGGAATTTTTCTAAAGCATGTATGGCATGAATCCCATCAGCAGACTGTAACGCCCAGGTTGGAACATATTCAAAGTCAGGTAACTCTAAGCGGGCAAAACGAGTACCCTCTGGGAAATTAAGCCCATAAACGACTGTCCAGGGATAAAAACGCGCATCAAAAAAATTGCGTACTTCTACCCCATCAGAGTTAGCGCGTATCCGTGGTCTACGCAAAGCAATAAAAGTGCCCGTTGCTAAGATAAGTCCAACCAGAAAATAGCCCCACTGGTCGACTAAGGTGACAGTTGTACCAGTATCGCCAATAGCAACAACAACCGCCAAAAATATATGTAGCCCAAGAATAATCCCAGCTGCGATATAAGACCACATCTTTAACCTACGGGAGGTTATTTCTATCTCCCATCCTTGAGTGGTTGTGCGAGCGGGATCAGCAGCAACGTAACGTTGTATTTCTTCCTCAGAAAGCCGTGGGGGCTGATTTTCAACCATAACGTTTAACCTTACTCTTTTTCCCTACCCGTATTAGCGATACTACGTAGTACAAGTGCAGTATGTAAGGCAGCTGTCATGGCCTCGCTGCCCTTATCTTCTATCGAATCTGCGAAACCAGCTCGCTGTCGTGCTTCTGCTTCAGTATTAGTAGTCAGTACACCGTTACCGATGGCAGTAGATTCATCAAGCGCAACCCGAGTTAACCCAGCAGTTACTGAATCACACACATATTCAAAATGAGGGGTTCCGCCTCGTATCACGCAGCCGGTGGCCACCACAGCATCATAGTGTTGCGCAAGTTTTTGCACTACAACAGGCAATTCCAGAGCACCAACAACTCGAAAATCAGCTACGTGTGCACCATATTCTTGCGCAGTTTCTTGGGCTCGTAGGTGTAATTGATCGCAGATTTCTTTATTCCACGTGGCAGAAACAACTGCTACCTGCAACCCTCGGGCATCAAGTGCACCAATAGTTGGCAATCCTTCTTTGCTCATGCTCTTTTTTATATCCCTTATTTTTATCGTTGCTCGATTTTATTGGTGCAGATTTTCTGGAAAATCCGCTAACCATGGCAGATCATGTCCCATACGATCTCGCTTGGTAGCAAGATAACGATAATTATCCTTAGTAATATTTGCTGGTGACGGAATCCGATCGGCAACTTTTATGCCATAGTTTTCTAATTGTTTAACCTTATGTGGATTATTACTAATCAGATTGATCGTAGTAACGCCTAGATCTTTAAGAATTTGTGCGGCAACCGAATATTCTCGTGCCTCTGCTGGTAGGCCAAGTTCAAGGTTTGCATCAACGGTATCAGTACCACCATCTTGTAATACATATGCCTGTAACTTAGCAAGCAGGCCAATACC
This DNA window, taken from Corynebacterium kutscheri, encodes the following:
- a CDS encoding PH domain-containing protein gives rise to the protein MVENQPPRLSEEEIQRYVAADPARTTTQGWEIEITSRRLKMWSYIAAGIILGLHIFLAVVVAIGDTGTTVTLVDQWGYFLVGLILATGTFIALRRPRIRANSDGVEVRNFFDARFYPWTVVYGLNFPEGTRFARLELPDFEYVPTWALQSADGIHAIHALEKFRDLEAHYMPED
- the ribH gene encoding 6,7-dimethyl-8-ribityllumazine synthase; this translates as MSKEGLPTIGALDARGLQVAVVSATWNKEICDQLHLRAQETAQEYGAHVADFRVVGALELPVVVQKLAQHYDAVVATGCVIRGGTPHFEYVCDSVTAGLTRVALDESTAIGNGVLTTNTEAEARQRAGFADSIEDKGSEAMTAALHTALVLRSIANTGREKE